The Natator depressus isolate rNatDep1 chromosome 8, rNatDep2.hap1, whole genome shotgun sequence genome window below encodes:
- the LOC141991819 gene encoding hexokinase-3-like isoform X2: MMGQTLPLGFTFSFPCQQTSLDQGILLSWTKGFNASGCVGQDVVKLLREAVKRKNHFALDVVAIVNDTVGTMMSCGYDDPSCEVGLIVGTGTNACYMEELRNVGTLAGGEGRMCVNMEWGAFGDNGCLDAFFTPFDRQVDEASLNPGRQRFEKLISGMYLGEIVRHILLELTAKGLLFRGRPSPKLQTRDIFQTKFLSSIESDGLALRQVCAILEQLGLHVTCEDSVLVREVCQVVARRAAQLCGAGVAAVVEKIRENRGLEQLSVTVGVDGTLYKLHPHFAQEVQGTVQRLAPRCSVTFLQSEDGSGKGAALIAAVASRVTRHQRA, translated from the exons ATGATGGGCCAGACGCTGCCGCTCGGCTTcaccttctccttcccctgccagCAGACCAGCCTGGACCAG GGCATCCTGCTGAGCTGGACCAAAGGATTCAACGCCTCGGGCTGTGTGGGGCAGGATGTGGTGAAGCTGCTCCGGGAGGCGGTGAAGCGCAAAAAT CACTTTGCGCTGGACGTGGTTGCCATAGTGAACGACACCGTGGGAACCATGATGTCGTGCGGCTACGACGACCCCAGCTGTGAGGTCGGCCTCATTGTGG GCACGGGCACCAACGCCTGCTACATGGAGGAGCTGCGGAACGTGGGCACcctggcggggggggaagggcggATGTGCGTCAACATGGAGTGGGGGGCGTTCGGCGACAACGGCTGCCTGGACGCGTTCTTCACCCCCTTCGACAGACAGGTGGACGAGGCCTCGCTGAACCCCGGCAGGCAGag GTTCGAGAAGCTCATCAGTGGCATGTATCTGGGCGAGATCGTCCGGCACATCCTGCTGGAGCTCACGGCCAAGGGGCTCCTGTTCCGGGGCCGCCCGTCCCCCAAGCTTCAGACCCGGGACATCTTCCAGACCAAGTTCCTGTCGTCCATCGAGAG CGACGGCCTGGCCCTGCGGCAGGTGTGCGccatcctggagcagctggggctgcACGTCACCTGCGAGGACAGCGTGCTGGTACGGGAGGTGTGCCAGGTGGTGGCCCGGCGCGCGGCCCAGCTCTGCGGGGCAGGCgtggctgctgtggtggagaAGATCCGGGAGAACCGGGGCCTGGAGCAGCTTTCGGTGACGGTGGGCGTGGACGGGACACTCTACAAGCTGCACCCACa cttcGCGCAGGAGGTGCAGGGGACTGTGCAGCGCCTCGCCCCACGCTGCAGCGTCACCTTCCTGCAGTCAGAAGACGGCTCGGGGAAAGGGGCCGCGCTCATCGCAGCTGTTGCCTCTCGTGTCACCCGCCACCAACGGGCCTGA
- the LOC141991819 gene encoding hexokinase-3-like isoform X3 codes for MYLGEIVRHILLELTAKGLLFRGRPSPKLQTRDIFQTKFLSSIESDGLALRQVCAILEQLGLHVTCEDSVLVREVCQVVARRAAQLCGAGVAAVVEKIRENRGLEQLSVTVGVDGTLYKLHPHFAQEVQGTVQRLAPRCSVTFLQSEDGSGKGAALIAAVASRVTRHQRA; via the exons ATGTATCTGGGCGAGATCGTCCGGCACATCCTGCTGGAGCTCACGGCCAAGGGGCTCCTGTTCCGGGGCCGCCCGTCCCCCAAGCTTCAGACCCGGGACATCTTCCAGACCAAGTTCCTGTCGTCCATCGAGAG CGACGGCCTGGCCCTGCGGCAGGTGTGCGccatcctggagcagctggggctgcACGTCACCTGCGAGGACAGCGTGCTGGTACGGGAGGTGTGCCAGGTGGTGGCCCGGCGCGCGGCCCAGCTCTGCGGGGCAGGCgtggctgctgtggtggagaAGATCCGGGAGAACCGGGGCCTGGAGCAGCTTTCGGTGACGGTGGGCGTGGACGGGACACTCTACAAGCTGCACCCACa cttcGCGCAGGAGGTGCAGGGGACTGTGCAGCGCCTCGCCCCACGCTGCAGCGTCACCTTCCTGCAGTCAGAAGACGGCTCGGGGAAAGGGGCCGCGCTCATCGCAGCTGTTGCCTCTCGTGTCACCCGCCACCAACGGGCCTGA